The proteins below come from a single Natranaerofaba carboxydovora genomic window:
- a CDS encoding response regulator — protein sequence MANLKIDVLIADDIVETRENIKRFFEYERNINVVGEASNGEQAITLAEKLKPDVVLMDINMPLVDGITAIESLSLKAPNVAPIIISVQGEPEYLKKAMRAGAKDYLVKPFSGDELISTIKDVVKKEEETREQQMNQALLKSGIKHKPRILSIFSAKGGTGKTTLATNLAASLSKFHDKKTVIVDLDLQFGNIPVMFNINPTYTITDVLSYSGELDKNTLESFLVHHEESGVKILCPPKNPEEAEYVTESHVEEILRVLTETYEYILVDTPPAFSGHVLAALDQSYKVFLVTTLDLPSIKNAKNSLKIMNDLGYPDDKVNLVVNKEAKYYKVGKDDLQDALDRKVFYRVPNKEKSVVEAVNRGVPVILEPSVNGIVSEFRKFSDRVIESEQRIK from the coding sequence ATGGCTAATTTAAAAATAGATGTATTGATAGCTGATGATATTGTGGAAACACGAGAAAATATAAAAAGATTCTTTGAATATGAAAGAAACATCAATGTAGTAGGCGAAGCCTCAAATGGTGAACAGGCCATTACCCTCGCCGAAAAGCTAAAGCCTGATGTTGTTCTTATGGATATTAATATGCCTCTTGTTGATGGTATAACGGCAATAGAAAGTTTGTCGCTAAAAGCACCAAATGTAGCTCCTATAATAATATCTGTTCAAGGTGAACCTGAGTACCTGAAAAAAGCTATGAGAGCAGGAGCTAAAGATTATCTTGTTAAGCCTTTTTCTGGAGATGAGTTGATCTCCACAATAAAAGACGTTGTCAAAAAAGAAGAAGAGACAAGAGAACAGCAGATGAACCAAGCACTATTAAAATCAGGCATTAAACATAAACCAAGGATTCTTTCTATATTTAGCGCCAAGGGAGGAACAGGCAAAACTACCCTTGCAACTAACTTAGCAGCTAGCCTATCCAAATTTCATGACAAAAAGACAGTGATAGTAGACCTTGATCTTCAATTTGGGAATATCCCTGTAATGTTTAATATAAATCCAACTTACACGATTACAGATGTATTGTCTTATTCTGGAGAGTTAGACAAAAACACCTTAGAAAGCTTTCTTGTCCATCATGAAGAATCTGGGGTAAAGATATTATGTCCGCCAAAGAACCCTGAAGAAGCAGAGTATGTAACAGAAAGCCATGTAGAAGAAATTCTAAGGGTTCTTACAGAAACTTATGAATATATCCTTGTAGATACACCACCGGCTTTTTCAGGGCATGTGCTTGCAGCTCTAGACCAGTCATACAAGGTTTTTTTGGTTACCACCCTTGACCTACCATCGATCAAAAATGCCAAAAACTCATTGAAGATAATGAATGATCTAGGTTACCCCGATGACAAGGTTAACTTAGTCGTAAACAAAGAAGCTAAGTATTACAAAGTAGGAAAAGACGATCTACAAGATGCACTAGATAGAAAAGTTTTTTACAGGGTACCAAATAAAGAAAAAAGCGTAGTGGAAGCAGTAAATAGAGGTGTGCCTGTAATCTTAGAACCATCTGTTAACGGTATAGTAAGTGAATTTAGAAAATTCTCAGATAGAGTAATAGAGAGTGAACAGAGGATTAAATAA
- the cpaB gene encoding Flp pilus assembly protein CpaB: MKKIKKYRGLIVSLILAIVTVLAIHQYILAIEKQNQTEGPSVEHEDVVEIVVARRDLTSGTVLTVDDLETKSVHKEEIHPDAITDKEEVLGEAVIQDMVREEVLLAQKILPEEEVNRLSHAIPEGKRAISVSVDEVSGVAGFIQAGDMLDVVATDFEEQEEGQEDTETRTILQDLKVLAAGDRVLYQDQELVQEVSTVTLAVSPSEAESLTDAEENGVIRLLLNPLVEED, from the coding sequence ATGAAAAAAATAAAAAAATACCGTGGACTAATAGTATCACTTATACTTGCAATTGTTACTGTACTGGCTATCCACCAGTACATTTTGGCCATTGAGAAGCAAAACCAAACCGAAGGCCCTTCGGTAGAACATGAAGATGTAGTAGAAATAGTAGTAGCAAGAAGAGATCTTACAAGCGGAACGGTCTTGACAGTAGATGATCTAGAAACAAAATCAGTCCATAAAGAAGAGATTCACCCAGATGCCATAACAGATAAGGAAGAAGTCTTAGGTGAGGCAGTTATTCAAGATATGGTAAGAGAAGAAGTGTTGTTAGCACAAAAGATCCTGCCAGAAGAAGAAGTAAATAGGCTCTCTCATGCTATACCAGAAGGTAAGCGTGCAATATCAGTATCAGTAGATGAAGTCTCGGGGGTAGCAGGTTTTATCCAGGCAGGAGACATGTTAGATGTAGTGGCTACAGATTTTGAAGAGCAAGAAGAGGGACAAGAAGACACAGAGACAAGAACAATCTTACAGGATCTAAAAGTTCTGGCTGCTGGTGACCGGGTGCTTTATCAAGATCAAGAACTTGTCCAAGAAGTATCTACAGTAACCCTGGCAGTAAGTCCAAGTGAAGCAGAATCTCTTACAGATGCTGAAGAGAACGGAGTTATCAGGTTGCTTTTAAACCCGTTAGTAGAAGAAGATTAG
- a CDS encoding TadE/TadG family type IV pilus assembly protein, whose protein sequence is MTEIKNLIKKIFKEEKGSSAVLVAITIVVLFAFTALVVDLGLVYIERARLVSAAEASALAGASSFPYRDDGEYEEEHYDFAISEAKRIAEQNGLEDYEIQLLPEDENQKKEIEVTAKRDVSYSFARVIGFNEQEVTGLAAAEAVPISGFLGVVPFGIPDDDFEGYGVYELKIADGDEGNYQPLALGGTGTSNYRDNLENGFDEMLRVGEIIDTEPGNMANPTKQGLEDRYETGNIEITIPIVSYHDGGRSEVEILGFGAFTLKEIKEEGGTGHTVVEGIFQEKVSDGELLEDGKDFGLRGTRLVR, encoded by the coding sequence ATGACTGAAATTAAAAATCTTATCAAAAAAATATTTAAAGAAGAAAAAGGAAGTTCAGCGGTGTTAGTTGCTATAACTATAGTAGTTCTCTTTGCTTTTACAGCTTTAGTAGTTGATCTGGGTCTTGTATATATTGAAAGGGCAAGGTTAGTCTCTGCTGCTGAAGCAAGTGCACTTGCAGGAGCATCAAGCTTTCCATATAGAGACGACGGTGAGTATGAAGAAGAACACTATGATTTTGCGATTAGTGAAGCCAAAAGGATAGCAGAACAAAACGGACTTGAAGATTACGAAATCCAATTGCTGCCTGAAGATGAAAATCAAAAAAAAGAAATAGAAGTTACAGCGAAAAGAGATGTAAGCTATTCTTTTGCCAGAGTAATAGGGTTTAATGAACAGGAAGTTACCGGGCTAGCTGCTGCCGAGGCTGTCCCGATATCTGGTTTTCTTGGTGTTGTTCCTTTTGGCATACCAGATGATGATTTTGAAGGCTATGGTGTTTATGAGTTAAAGATAGCTGATGGTGATGAAGGTAATTACCAGCCGCTTGCTTTGGGCGGTACAGGGACTAGTAATTATCGTGATAACCTTGAGAATGGATTTGATGAGATGCTTAGAGTAGGTGAAATTATAGATACAGAACCAGGAAATATGGCTAACCCAACTAAGCAGGGCCTAGAAGATCGGTATGAAACAGGAAACATAGAGATTACTATTCCTATTGTTTCCTACCACGATGGTGGTAGAAGTGAGGTTGAAATATTAGGTTTTGGAGCGTTTACACTTAAAGAGATTAAAGAAGAGGGTGGCACAGGTCACACTGTCGTAGAAGGTATATTCCAAGAAAAAGTCTCAGATGGGGAATTACTTGAAGATGGCAAAGACTTTGGCCTTAGAGGTACAAGGCTTGTAAGGTAA